GGGCTGGGGATCGGAGACCAATTTCAAATGTTTGTTTCTATAATTTTTAAAGAATTGGAAATTTATGAACCTAATTGAGATAAAAGTACCATCAATTACTTGGAAAAAGACAGTATCAGGAAGCTCGAATAGAAGTGGAATTGGATATTACAATACCTTTAAGTTATGCTGAACCTTTATGATTAGTAATTaattcttattcttattgttgCAGAGTGTTCCTGTACAAACTGGGCAAACACCACCCCTTTTGCAGTATTTTGGTACTCTCTTGACCAGAGGAAAGCTTAATGCTTTTGAGTCATTTGAACTATCACGTCTTGTTGTGAACCAGAACAAGAATAATTTGTTGGAAAATTGGCTAGCAGAAGACAAATTAGAATGCAGCGAGGAGCTAGGAGATATTGTGAAGGCTATCATTATGGAATTTGTTAATTACACAGTCCTGTGTTTCTTTTCTCTTGGCAATAATTTAGTTGTTTACTTCAAATAATGCCTGTGTCATGTTGTTTATGGTATATCttagtttcttttgaattatttaattatttaggttTCTTCCTCTAGTAATGGATGTGAGATTCTAACTAGTCTAGTATTGGTTATCTGAAAATCTCATCTTCTCTAGcttcggttttttttttttaattcattttggtatcttagtagtgttttttttttaattcaagcTTCAGACTTGTTCTATTCTGCTTCTAGTTTTATTGATGTTGTTATGTCTACCATTTCTCTTGCTTCTGATGGTACATTTAGGTTTGCTTCTGATGTTGTACTTCCTTTGATAATTCTAGATATGCATGTGCTTTGGTTTCCTCTGTTTTTATAGCTTCTTTCACTGCAGCAATTTTCAACTTTTATGTTGGATGactaattataaacaatgtttagtaaacgCAAAATTGTTTTTTTTGAAGTATGGGATGCATGAATAGTTTAGGCTAGTGATAGACTTGATAACTTAAGAAAATTTAACAATGAGTGTAAATAATCACTACAAAAAAGTGAAGTAATTGTCACTTAAACAACAAAAAACTATGCACTGCTTACTGTGTTTTCTATGATCGatgtaattataataaaaaaagatcaaataaattatatgtatatatgtttttggttagatatatatgtgtgtgtgtgtgtgtgtgtgtgtgtttttaattAGATAGCTATTGAAAATCTCTATTAGCTATAGTATATAACTTTAGTGGGGAACATATCAACACATGCATCAGACCAAATAATCAATACTCACAGGAACACATTGAaatttaagtattaattaaatacatttttttaatttGCTTTTGGTTGGTTTTGTAGAACTACCAAATACTAATTATGTATTTTAAGTTTGGGTTATGAAAGTCAAATGTTGAAGTTGCATTTGATGCTAAATGAATTTAGACAGTTGGCAGGGGCTATAATTTAATTACGCTTGTTCTCttgcttttaatttaatttcttaTCCTTTGTGGGTTTAGCTTCTATAGATATATATGTACATCTTTGTGCCTATTGATTGTCTATAGTTTGATTACTTTGAAGAAATAAGAATTTCTATTTAATGACACATTTGGTATATATATTGTTATTAGCTTGTTGTTGTCTCGTCTGTTTGGGAGTATTTCATGGCATAAATTGCATGTATAGACACTGTGAGATTGATAGACTTAACTGGTTGTGAGTTTAGGCACCTAAGGGATGGCTTGTACTAGTTGGCTAAAAGCTAATTTAATCACAGTTATGCCCAGCTAGCTATTAGTTACCAATtctctcttttattttgtttatgtttttctaCATGTTTGTGTGAATATAGTGGTTTGATCTGAAAGATTTTTTGTCttattttgtgtttgatttttagTATCTAGCTTCTGTTCTGCTTCTAATTCTGGGGGTCTCTACTATTGGAGTACCAAGCTTGCTTAGGTCTAGAGTTTAGTACCTGTTTGAGCTCCATATTCTAGAGTTTAGTACCTGTTTGAGCTCCATATTCTATTACACCTCTCCTTTAAATGAGATATGAGATTCGATGGATCTACCCTAGAAATAATAGTATCATTCTAAATGCTTTTGTAACTCAAATCTCCCAAACTTTTAACATGCTATCTCTGTAATTAAGCACCTGAACCAAAGATGTCTTTTGGGTGAAATTGAGGCCCCTTTAACCTGAAAATGTTAATGTTTGTTTACTGTAATATGTATCTATTCACTGTGATAgcagtattttgaattttgaagtatgttcacctggtattgcttgcttaggtcttatattgtatacagttttattatttgattcatattatttaatttttttaagcatataccttaccttttatctgctattgcaggagaaaaatgtctctttctccatcaattggaggagaaaatgatacttaattttgaaggctttgtgttgggcagctgtggAATATTTCGTTGCGAAAGTAGTAACTTTATACCTTACCTTTTATCTGCTATTGCAAGAGAAAAATgtctctttctccatcaattggaggagaaaaggatact
The Humulus lupulus chromosome 6, drHumLupu1.1, whole genome shotgun sequence DNA segment above includes these coding regions:
- the LOC133784962 gene encoding clathrin heavy chain 1-like, producing MIQNVAFHTVSVPVQTGQTPPLLQYFGTLLTRGKLNAFESFELSRLVVNQNKNNLLENWLAEDKLECSEELGDIVKAIIMEFVNYTVLCFFSLGNNLVVYFK